GGGGGGTCTTCAAAGGAGGGTCCTTATaaatgtgggggggggtcctttaTATAGAGGAATACcttaattgggggggggtcccattaatgGAGGGGGGGGCAGAAAACACCACAGAATAccggggggggggtgggggggtcacAGCTGTTTATGGGGTGCacaatatggggggggggacccaatggggttttggggtcttggggggggaGGGTTAATAGGGGGGGTCCGTTGTTGTGGGGTCCAGGGGGGAGGGGTCGTGGGGGGGGTCCCACGAGGGCTCCAATTCACactgtggggaggggggcatAAAAGAGCATATAGaaaccccacacagccccataaaccccatagaaccccaaaAAACCCTATAGAGTCCTAAAGAACCCTATAGTAACCCATAGCACCCCAAtgagccccacagcaccccatagcaccacaTAGAACCCTACtgaaccccatagaatcccataaaaccccatagagccccatagtgtcccatagccaccccataaccccacagtcacccatagccaccctataACCACTCCATAcctaccccataaccccataacaacccatagtgaccccataatggccccatccccaccccataaccccctaaCAGCCCCCATAGCGAACCCATTAACGgccccataacgaccccataaccccatagtgaccctgTAACAACCCCATAAGGgccccataacgaccccataaccccataatggccccataacaaccccataaccccatcacgaccccataacaaccccataacgaccccataagagccccataatgaccccataaccccataaccaccccataaccccataatggccccataacaaccccataacgaccccataacaaccccataatgaccccataagagccccataatgaccccataaccccataacgaccccataagggccccataacgaccccataaccccataaccaccccgTAACGACCCCATAAggccccccccccatctcccccagtCCCGGGGGCTcctttttggggggggggttccccCAATCCCTCCACATCCACCACGTCCCCCCCGGGGGGGTCGGCGATCAGTGGGGGGGGGCTCtgaaaaaaggggggggggggggttaaataGAGTGGGGGGGGTTCCCAATAGGGAGGGGGTCCCAAAGGGGGGCGGAGGGGACTaaagagggggaagggggagggtTCACAAACTGAAGTGAGGTTCGCCAAataagggggggtggggggttgttCTAAAATTGGGGGGTTCCAAGAGGGGGGAGGTcttaaagggggggggggggtcccaattaaggggggggggggtcccgaaaatgggggggttgggggttcCTAAATTAAGGGAGGGTCTCAAAGAAGATGAGATTCCTAAAGGGGGGTGGGGTCCCAAATAAGGGGGCATCTTAAGGGGGTGGGGgcaaaaaggggggggggtcccaaaaGGGAGGTCGGGGGGGGGGTGGTTAAAATAAGAGGGTGGGGGGGTccaattggggggggggtcctccCAATGGGGGGAGGGGACTAAAcgaaggggaagggggggggtccAAACTGAGTGAGGTCCAAtaaggggggtgggggtgttCTAAATGAAGGAGGTTCCAAGAGAGGGGGGGGTCTTaagaggggggggggttcccaaataggggggggggggtccgaaaattgggggggggggtcctaaaTTAGGGAGGGTCTTCAAAGAATGGAGATTCCTAAAGGGGGTGGGGTCCCAAATAGGGGCTtctaaggggggggggggggaggttgtCCCAaaaggggcgggggggggggggttaaataAGAGTGGGGGGAGGTCCCAAATTAagggggggtcccaatggggggaGGGGACATtaaaggggggaagggggggtcCAAACTGAGGTGAGGGTCCCAAtaaagggggggtgggggtgtcTAAAATTAGGGGGTCCCAGAGGcgggggggtcttaaagggggaGGCGTCCCACAATAAGGGGGGGGGGCgaaaattggggggggggtccttaaatTAGGGAAGAGTCTAAAGGCATGGAGATTCCTAAAGGGGGTGTGAGCTCCCAAAATAAAGGGCTctaaaggggggtggggggggcaaaaagggggggggggtcccaaaagggggtcggggggggggggggcttaaATAAGagtggggggggtcccaaatTTAagggggggtcccaatgggggaGGCGGACTaaagaggggaagggggggtcCAAACTGAGTGGAGGGTCCCAAATAAAGGGGGTGTGGGGGTGTCTAAATTGAGGGATGTTCCCAAAgagggggggggtcttaaagggaGGTCCCAAATAAGGAGGGGGGGTCgaaatatgggggggggggggtcctaaaTTAGGGGGTCTCAAAGGATGGAGATTCTGAAGGGTGGTGGGGTCCCAATAAGGGGGCTctaaaggggggggggaggtccCAAAAGGGGGTCGGGGGGAGGGGGGTTCAAACTGCCGGGGGGGGTCCCAATAAGGGTGCGTGATACCAAGATGGGCGGGGGCGGGAGAGGCGggaaataaggggggggggttCGACATGGATCGGAGGGAGAAGGGCAAAATAAAAGGAGGTCCCATAGAGGGGGGTCCCAAAtaatgggggagggggaggggtcTTAAAGGGGCAGGGGTCCCAAATTAAGGGAGCTCATAaagggggggggttgggggagcTAAATAAGGCGCGGGGGGGGTCTTTAAAGGGGGTCGGGTGGAGGTTCAAACtgggcctgggggggggggggggtcttaaagggaGTTTTGGGTCCCAagatttggggagggggggcaaATAAAGAGGGGACTCAAAGAGGAGGAGTCCCTaataagggggtggggggacccAAATAAAGGGGGAACCAAAGTGGCGGGGGGCGAAACAGGGGGGGACCCAAATAAGGGAGGGACCCAAATAACGGGGGGACCCAAATAACGGGGGGACCCAAATCAAGAGGGATCCCAAATAAGAACGGGGAGGGTCctaattaatgggggggtcccaaaTTGGGGTCGTGGGGGGGTCTCTCATACCGGAAGTGGATTTGGGTCTTTTCGGGGGCGGTTCCGGTGACGCCCCGCCCCCCCCGGGTCTCCTTTGGGCCCGTTTGGGTGAATCCGGGGTAGGGGCCGGAAGCGGCAGCCCGCCTTCCTCGTAGGCCTTCCGGCGGGCGGCACCGCGGAGCTGAGCGCTGATTGGACGAGAGGGGAAAAGGGGCGGGATTAAGAGCGGAAGCGGAAGTGGGAGATGAAGGAGGGGATAAGAAGGGGATTAAGGGATGAGCGCTAATTGGACGAGAGGGGAAAAGGGGCGGGGTTAAGAGCGGAAGCGGAAGTGGGAGATGAAGGAGGGGATAAGAAAGGGATTAAGGGATGAGCGCTGATTGGACGAGATGGgaaaaggggcggggctaagagCGGAAGCGGAAGTGGGCGATGATAACGGGATGAGGGGATTTAAGGGCTGAGTGTTGATTGGACGCGAGAGAAAAGGGGCGGGGTTAAGAGCGGAAGCGGAAGTGATATAGGGAAGGATAGGGAGGGGATTTAAAGGTGTTTTGGGGTTAAATTGGGATGTTTTGGAGCTTATGAAAcaaattttggggtgaaaatgggggattttggatcatttttggggtaaaatcGAAGGATTTGGGGATATTTAAGGGGGAAGGCCCGCGTCCTTTCATCTTCGGACGACTTCCGGCTCGCCCCGCAGCTGATTGGGTGGGGGGATAAAGAGGCGGGGCCAGGGGCGGAAGCGGAagtgggggaggaaggagaggattTGGAGCCTAGTTGGCGGCCATTTTGAGTCtattttggggtcaatttgggcCCATTTGGGTCCTTTTAGGGTctatttggggtcttttgggggcCATTTTAGGTCCTTTTGGGGTCCAGTTTGGGTCTATTTGGGGCCgttttgggtccatttggggtcagaCCGGGTTAGTTGTGGGGCAGaggttggttatggggcaggggttgGTTGTGGGGCaggggttggttatggggtggttatggggcaggggttgGTTGTGTGGGCGGGTTGTTTATGGATGGAGAGTTTGATATGGAGCGGGGGTTGCGTCTATGGCGGTGGTTAGGGGCAGGTTGGTATGTTGCAGGGTTGTTGATGGCGGTGGTTTATGGGGCAGGGGTTGGTTATAGGCTGGGTTATATGGGGCaggggtggttatggggtggttatgcCCGGCAAGGGTtgcagttatggggtggttatggggcaggggttgGTTAATGGGGCAGGGCTGGTTAtgggtggggttatggggcagtggttggttatggggcgggggttggttatggggtggttatggggcaggggttggttatggggcaggggttggttatggggcaggggttgttatggggcaggaggtggtTAATGGGTGTGGTGGTATGGAGGCAGGGGTGTTATGAGAGCCAGGGTTTGGTTATAGGGTTGGTTATGGAGCAGGGGTTGTTTACTGGTGGCAGGGGTTGGTTGATAgctggttatggggcaggggttgGGTTGTGGGGCAGGGGTTGGTGGGCCATTGTGGGTGGCTAGGGCAGGGTTGAGTGTAGTGGTGGTTATGGGGTAGGGGTTGGTATATGGTGGGTTATGGGCGGGGGGTTGTTTATGGAGGCAGGGGTGGGTTGATGGGCAGGGTTGGTTTCCCCCTCGGGGTTCTGTGCGGGCGGGTGGGGGCAAGTCGTGTGGCCGCCCCCGTACAGCTCCGCTTCCGCGCTCCGGATGATGGCGCTTGAATGCGCACTCGGCCAGGGATAAATCGTTCCCCAAACGCCTGAACCACGCAACCGAGGGCTTGCGCAGAAACGCAGCTCTCTCAGAACTCCGCCGGCGGTTCCACTTGGCCTGCCAGCATAGCGCCCGCCATAGAGTACAGCCATAGGATTACCCCATTCgcacccatagccccccccaCGGTGACCCATCATATAGACTCGCGCGCCCCATATTTTCCGCCCCAACCGCCTTACCtgaccccatatcaccccctATATCCACCCGACACTCAAATCACCACCCAAACTTGATCCACTATTACGGAAAGTTATCCCGCCCAGTTTTACCCGCCCATAATCCTCACtcgaccccatatccccccactACACCACCCATATCCaccccccactgaccccaataCTCCCCGCAATCTTAGCCCCCCCAATAATCCCCCATCCACTAACATTATCCCACCATcatgaccccatatccccgtCATCGTCTGTCGAGTCCAAGTACACCCCCCCAGCCCAATGACCCAGATAGCCCGCCCACTCTGACCCATAAAATCCTCCCCCAACCGTAATCCACCGCGCCCACTAACCCAAAAATATAATGCTACACCCCATATCAACCCCCAGATCCCCCCCACTGAGCCCACCTCCACTGCCCCAATACCCCCCAATCATCCCtcaatgaccccatatccccccccaatAGTCCCCCAACTATCCCAGCCCACACATAGACCCAATAATCCCCCCCAAAACCTAATGCCTCCCCCCATAACACCACCCACTGGACCCAAGTAACCCCccctatctgaccccatagccgACCCCCAACCCCCACTCACCACTCCGAATACCCCACACAAAGGATCCCCATACCCCCAAAAAACTCATCACACTCCATCCTACCACCATATCCCCATCTGACCCCATCCCTATCCCCTCTCTCGCCCAATATCTCTCTATCAACCCCACATATCCACCCATCTGACACCATCCACTCCCCCTGCGAGCCTATCCCCCACACCATGACCCACCCTGActccccattatcccccccaGCTGTACCCCAATCCCCCATCGATCTGTACCCGtatcccccccataaaccccccagTCATCCCCACCCACTCTGCACGCCTACAATCACCTCCCACTATCCCCCGCCAATCTGCCCCATTATTAACCTCCATATCCCGCCACCCCACACTAACACCACTTACTCCCTCTCCCATCTAGAACCCAACAATACACACacacccatagccccccatCTGACCCC
The Coturnix japonica isolate 7356 unplaced genomic scaffold, Coturnix japonica 2.1 chrUnrandom451, whole genome shotgun sequence genome window above contains:
- the CUNH17orf49 gene encoding LOW QUALITY PROTEIN: chromatin complexes subunit BAP18 (The sequence of the model RefSeq protein was modified relative to this genomic sequence to represent the inferred CDS: inserted 1 base in 1 codon); the encoded protein is MTSASTKVGEIFSAAGAAFSRLGELTMQLHPMADSPAGAQLRGAARRKAYEEGGLPLPAPTPDSPKRAQRRPGGGXGVTGTAPEKTQIHFRAPPH